A stretch of Microtus pennsylvanicus isolate mMicPen1 chromosome 5, mMicPen1.hap1, whole genome shotgun sequence DNA encodes these proteins:
- the Cnga4 gene encoding cyclic nucleotide-gated channel alpha-4, producing the protein MSQDNKVKTTESSPSAPSKARKRLPVLDPSGDYYYWWLNTMVFPVMYNLIIVVCRACFPDLQHSYLVAWFVLDYTSDLLYLLDIGVRFHTGFLEQGILVVDKGMIASRYVRTWSFLLDLASLVPTDAAYVRLGPHIPTLRLNRFLRVPRLFEAFDRTETRTAYPNAFRIAKLMLYIFVVIHWNSCLYFALSRYLGFGRDAWVYPDPAQPGFERLRRQYLYSFYFSTLILTTVGDTPLPAREEEYLFMVGDFLLAVMGFATIMGSMSSVIYNMNTADAAFYPDHALVKKYMKLQHVNRRLERRVIDWYQHLQINKKMTNEVAILQHLPERLRAEVAVSVHLSTLSRVQIFQNCEASLLEELVLKLQPQTYSPGEYVCRKGDIGREMYIIREGQLAVVADDGVTQYAVLGAGLYFGEISIINIKGNMSGNRRTANIKSLGYSDLFCLSKEDLREVLSEYPQAQAVMEEKGREILLKMNKLDVNAEAAEIALQEATESRLKGLDQQLDDLQTKFARLLAELESSALKIAYRIERLEWQTREWPMPEDMAEADDEAEPGEGTSKDGEEKPGQEGPSGI; encoded by the exons ATGAGTCAAGACAACAAAGTGAAGACAACAGAGTCCAGCCCCTCAGCCCCATCCAAAGCCAG GAAGAGGCTGCCTGTCCTAGACCCTTCTGGGGATTATTACTACTGGTGGCTGAACACAATGGTCTTCCCCGTCATGTACAACCTCATCATCGTTGTATGCAG AGCCTGCTTTCCTGACTTGCAGCACAGTTACCTGGTGGCCTGGTTTGTCCTGGACTACACGAGTGACCTACTGTACCTACTAGACATTGGGGTGCGCTTCCACACAG GATTCCTAGAGCAAGGCATCCTGGTGGTGGACAAAGGTATGATTGCCAGTCGCTATGTCCGCACCTGGAGCTTCCTATTGGACCTGGCTTCACTGGTGCCCACGGACGCAGCCTATGTGCGGCTGGGTCCCCACATTCCCACACTCAGGCTAAACCGCTTTCTCCGTGTACCCCGCCTCTTTGAGGCATTTGATCGCACGGAGACCCGCACAGCTTACCCGAATGCTTTCCGCATCGCCAAATTGATGCTCTACATCTTTGTTGTCATCCATTGGAACAGTTGCTTATACTTTGCCCTGTCCAGGTACCTGGGGTTCGGACGGGATGCATGGGTATACCCAGATCCCGCACAGCCTGGCTTTGAGCGCTTGCGGCGCCAGTATCTCTACAGCTTCTATTTCTCCACTCTAATTCTGACCACTGTGGGTGACACGCCACTGCCAGCCCGGGAGGAAGAGTACCTCTTCATGGTGGGTGACTTCCTGCTGGCTGTCATGGGTTTCGCCACCATCATGGGTAGCATGAGCTCTGTCATTTACAACATGAACACTGCAGATGCAGCCTTCTACCCAGACCATGCTCTGGTAAAGAAGTACATGAAGCTGCAGCATGTCAACCGGAGACTGGAGCGGCGTGTCATTGACTG GTACCAGCATCTGCAGATCAACAAGAAGATGACCAACGAGGTAGCCATCTTGCAGCACTTGCCAGAGCGGCTGCGGGCAGAGGTTGCTGTGTCTGTCCACCTGTCTACCCTGAGCCGAGTCCAGATCTTCCAGAACTGTGAAGCCAGCCTGCTGGAGGAGCTGGTGCTAAAGCTCCAGCCCCAGACCTACTCACCAGGAGAGTACGTGTGCCGCAAAGGAGACATCGGCCGAGAGATGTACATCATCCGTGAGGgtcagctggctgtggtggcagaTGATGGTGTCACACAGTATGCTGTGCTCGGTGCAGGGCTCTACTTTGGGGAGATCAGTATCATCAATATCAAAG GAAACATGTCTGGAAACCGACGGACAGCCAACATCAAGAGTCTAGGTTATTCGGACCTGTTCTGCCTCAGCAAGGAGGATCTGCGGGAGGTGCTGAGTGAGTATCCACAGGCCCAGGCCGTCATGGAGGAAAAGGGCCGTGAGATCCTgctcaaaatgaataaattggATGTAAATGCTGAGGCAGCTGAGATCGCCCTCCAGGAAGCCACAGAGTCTCGGCTAAAAGGACTTGACCAGCAGCTGGATGATCTACAGACCAAGTTTGCTCGCCTGCTAGCTGAGCTGGAGTCCAGTGCGCTGAAGATCGCTTACCGCATTGAAAGACTGGAGTGGCAGACTCGAGAGTGGCCAATGCCAGAGGACATGGCTGAGGCTGATGATGAGGCTGAGCCTGGGGAAGGAACTTCCAAGGATGGAGAGGAAAAGCCTGGCCAGGAGGGACCCTCAGGCATATAA